In Candidatus Brocadiaceae bacterium, the following proteins share a genomic window:
- a CDS encoding F0F1 ATP synthase subunit beta — protein MEQKGRVVGVRGSVVEIEFADGLPTINDAVHVDGPLGRVVVEVQQHVSLTRVRGIAMSSTAGLSRGIEATATGRPITVAVGDATLGRMINVLGAPIDDGAPIDDGAPIGEGDRRPIHARGPSVSEQRTESEVFSTGMKVIDLLAPLSKGGKAGMFGGAGVGKTVLIMELIRNTVEAYSGIAVFAGVGERSREGYELYHEMSEAGVLGKTVLVFGQMNEPPGARFRVAFTAMTVAESFRDDQGLDVLLLVDNVFRYVQAGSEISGLLGRLPSRVGYQPTLSTEMAALQERIASTHRGSITSIQAVYVPADDLTDPAAAETFSHLDASITLSRDMASEGLYPAVDPLDSSSKLLSPEVVGERHYRIARAVRETIAHYRSLKDIISMLGLEELSADDQRVVHRARRLSRFLTQPFFVTEQFTGRPGKRVEIEETLAGCEAILDGEFDDAPESALYMIGGADEARAAARRGEDG, from the coding sequence ATGGAACAGAAGGGACGAGTCGTCGGCGTACGGGGCTCGGTCGTCGAGATCGAGTTCGCCGACGGCCTTCCGACGATCAACGACGCCGTGCACGTCGACGGGCCCCTGGGCCGCGTCGTCGTGGAGGTGCAGCAGCACGTGTCTCTGACGCGGGTGCGGGGCATCGCCATGAGTTCCACGGCGGGGCTCTCCCGGGGGATCGAGGCGACGGCCACGGGCCGCCCGATCACGGTGGCCGTGGGAGACGCCACGCTGGGGCGGATGATCAACGTGCTGGGCGCGCCGATCGACGACGGCGCGCCGATCGACGACGGCGCGCCGATCGGGGAGGGCGATCGCCGGCCGATCCACGCGCGAGGGCCGTCCGTGTCCGAGCAGCGCACCGAATCGGAGGTGTTCTCGACCGGCATGAAGGTCATCGACCTGCTGGCGCCCCTGTCGAAGGGTGGCAAGGCCGGCATGTTCGGCGGGGCGGGCGTCGGCAAGACTGTGCTGATCATGGAGTTGATCCGCAACACCGTCGAGGCGTACTCCGGCATCGCGGTGTTTGCGGGCGTCGGCGAGCGGTCGCGCGAGGGGTACGAGCTGTACCACGAGATGTCCGAGGCCGGCGTGCTGGGCAAGACGGTCCTCGTGTTCGGGCAGATGAACGAGCCGCCCGGCGCGCGCTTCCGGGTGGCGTTCACGGCGATGACGGTGGCCGAGAGCTTCCGGGACGATCAGGGCCTGGACGTGCTTCTGCTTGTGGACAACGTGTTCCGGTACGTGCAGGCGGGCTCGGAGATATCGGGCCTGCTCGGGCGGCTGCCGTCGCGCGTGGGCTACCAGCCGACCTTGAGCACCGAGATGGCGGCGCTCCAGGAACGCATCGCCTCGACGCATCGCGGCTCGATCACGAGCATCCAGGCCGTGTACGTGCCGGCCGACGACCTGACGGACCCGGCCGCCGCCGAGACGTTCTCGCACCTGGACGCCTCGATCACGCTCAGCCGCGACATGGCCAGCGAGGGCCTCTACCCGGCCGTCGACCCGCTCGACTCCTCCAGCAAGCTCCTGAGCCCCGAGGTCGTCGGCGAACGCCACTACCGCATCGCCCGTGCCGTGCGCGAGACCATCGCCCACTACCGCAGCCTGAAGGACATCATCAGCATGCTGGGCCTGGAGGAACTCTCGGCCGACGACCAGCGCGTCGTGCACCGTGCGCGCCGGCTGTCCCGGTTCCTGACGCAGCCGTTCTTCGTCACCGAGCAGTTCACGGGCCGGCCGGGCAAGCGCGTGGAGATCGAAGAGACCCTGGCCGGATGCGAGGCGATCCTGGACGGGGAGTTTGACGACGCGCCCGAATCGGCGCTCTACATGATCGGCGGCGCCGACGAAGCACGCGCCGCCGCCCGCCGCGGGGAGGACGGATGA
- a CDS encoding ATP synthase subunit, whose protein sequence is MPDETPDRTTESEKQLMSALRTRRLRREKSEREGDEGFWSTVGMMGTVGWSVMVPTVAGVLIGRWLDGVLDSGQVFLVFFLLVGLTLGCVLAWRQVTERM, encoded by the coding sequence ATGCCCGACGAGACACCGGACAGGACAACGGAGTCGGAGAAGCAGCTCATGTCCGCGCTCCGCACACGGCGTCTGCGCCGCGAGAAGAGCGAGCGCGAGGGCGACGAGGGCTTCTGGTCGACCGTCGGGATGATGGGCACGGTAGGATGGTCGGTGATGGTCCCGACGGTGGCCGGCGTGCTGATCGGACGCTGGCTGGACGGCGTTCTGGACTCGGGGCAGGTCTTCCTGGTGTTCTTCCTGCTCGTGGGCCTCACGCTCGGCTGTGTTCTGGCCTGGCGACAGGTAACGGAGAGGATGTAG
- the atpB gene encoding F0F1 ATP synthase subunit A — protein MAASSLPLATLGGLELPQSAVTTWGVMLGLVVLGLVLRARLSERKPGRLQSVLEMLMEMLCNLTREIVRAEPGPYVPLVATLFVFVLVSNLLGMVPGLSSPTGDLSVTAALAAIVFFSVPVYGIRARGVGHYVKTYTEPSPFLLPLNLLSELTRTLALAIRLFGNIMSGEFLLLVVIGVVVAALRSYAHVFLVAVLPLTLFLSALSLIASVIQAYIFTVLALVYIGAAVERRTQTERAVDPEQEATA, from the coding sequence ATGGCCGCGAGTAGCCTTCCTCTGGCGACGCTCGGTGGACTGGAGCTGCCCCAGAGCGCGGTGACCACCTGGGGCGTGATGCTCGGGCTGGTCGTGCTGGGCCTCGTCCTGCGCGCCCGCCTTTCCGAGCGCAAGCCGGGGCGGCTGCAGAGCGTCCTGGAGATGCTCATGGAGATGCTCTGCAACCTGACGCGCGAGATCGTGCGCGCCGAGCCGGGCCCGTACGTGCCCCTGGTCGCCACGCTCTTCGTGTTTGTGCTCGTGTCGAACCTGCTCGGCATGGTGCCGGGCCTCAGCAGCCCGACCGGCGACTTGAGCGTGACGGCGGCACTGGCGGCGATCGTGTTCTTCTCGGTGCCCGTCTACGGCATCCGCGCTCGGGGTGTGGGACACTATGTGAAGACGTACACGGAGCCGTCGCCGTTCCTTCTGCCCCTGAACCTGCTGAGCGAACTCACGCGCACCCTGGCGCTGGCCATCCGGCTCTTCGGCAACATCATGAGCGGCGAGTTCCTGCTGCTGGTCGTCATCGGCGTCGTCGTGGCCGCGCTGCGCAGCTACGCGCACGTCTTCCTGGTCGCCGTGCTGCCGCTGACGCTGTTCCTCTCCGCCCTCAGCCTGATCGCATCGGTCATCCAGGCGTACATCTTCACGGTGCTCGCGCTCGTCTACATCGGCGCCGCCGTCGAGCGCCGCACGCAGACGGAGCGGGCCGTCGATCCCGAACAGGAGGCAACCGCGTAA
- a CDS encoding F0F1 ATP synthase subunit C — protein MDIEMIRIIVAGLTMAVGSIAPALAEGNALAQALESMARQPDASGTISRTLFVGLAMVESTAIYCLVMAFIILFVK, from the coding sequence ATGGACATCGAGATGATCCGCATTATCGTCGCCGGTCTGACGATGGCCGTCGGCTCGATCGCCCCGGCCCTGGCCGAGGGCAACGCCCTGGCCCAGGCCCTCGAATCGATGGCGCGCCAGCCGGACGCCAGCGGCACGATCAGCCGCACGCTGTTCGTCGGCCTGGCCATGGTCGAGTCGACCGCCATCTACTGCCTGGTCATGGCGTTCATCATCCTCTTCGTCAAGTAG
- a CDS encoding F0F1 ATP synthase subunit alpha, with the protein MNARDAASGAIADLKRAVAAVRVEPRMREVGRVLYAGNGIAVVAGLPNAQAEELVSFDSGVMGIVLNLDEEQIGCVLLGDDTMVSAGDGVRRTGEVVRTPVGERLLGRIVDPLGQPLDGLPPIEFERYMPVEREAPAVLARASVATPLVTGIKSIDAMIPVGRGQRELIIGDRSTGKTTIGIDAILSQADSGVVCVYVAIGQRASSVAGFIATLQRRGAMDYTVVVAADADSPPGMRYIAPYAGCTISEYFMEKGRDTLIVYDDLTKHAATYREISLLLRRPPGREAYPGDVFYIHSRLLERATQLDEAHGGGSQTALPIIETQAQNLSAYIPTNLISITDGQIYLSPSLYQSGFLPAVDIGTSVSRVGGKTQLAAMKRVAQELRLSYTQFQELEEFTKFGTTFEPETMRTLEKGRRLRELLKQPAHRPVPLPEQALLLLLAAGDALTDVPVDRVAAFEDAFRTAARERLGDLLSRVGEGEAPSDDDAASVEALARQVKEPFVRHDKES; encoded by the coding sequence GTGAACGCCAGGGACGCCGCCTCCGGAGCCATCGCTGACCTGAAACGCGCCGTCGCCGCCGTGCGCGTCGAACCCCGCATGCGCGAGGTGGGCCGTGTGCTCTATGCCGGAAACGGCATCGCCGTCGTCGCGGGGCTGCCGAACGCCCAGGCCGAGGAGCTGGTCTCCTTCGACAGCGGCGTCATGGGCATCGTGCTCAACCTGGACGAGGAGCAGATCGGCTGCGTCCTGCTCGGCGACGACACCATGGTCTCGGCCGGCGACGGCGTGCGCCGCACGGGCGAAGTCGTGCGCACGCCCGTGGGCGAGCGGCTGCTGGGCCGCATCGTCGACCCGCTGGGGCAACCGCTGGACGGCCTGCCGCCCATCGAGTTCGAGCGCTACATGCCCGTCGAGCGGGAGGCGCCCGCCGTGCTCGCCCGCGCCTCGGTGGCCACGCCCCTGGTCACCGGCATCAAGTCCATCGACGCAATGATCCCCGTGGGACGGGGCCAGCGCGAGCTGATCATCGGCGACCGCAGCACCGGCAAGACCACGATCGGCATCGACGCCATCCTCAGCCAGGCCGACTCCGGCGTCGTCTGCGTCTACGTCGCCATCGGCCAGCGGGCGTCGTCCGTCGCCGGCTTCATTGCCACCCTGCAGCGGCGGGGCGCCATGGACTACACGGTCGTCGTTGCCGCCGACGCCGATTCGCCGCCCGGCATGCGCTACATCGCCCCCTACGCCGGCTGCACCATCAGCGAGTACTTCATGGAGAAGGGGCGCGACACGCTGATCGTCTACGACGACCTGACCAAGCACGCCGCGACCTACCGCGAGATCAGCCTGCTCCTGCGCCGGCCGCCGGGCCGCGAAGCCTATCCCGGCGATGTCTTCTACATCCATTCCCGGCTGCTCGAACGCGCCACACAACTGGACGAAGCGCACGGCGGCGGCTCCCAGACGGCCCTGCCCATCATCGAGACGCAGGCCCAGAACCTCTCGGCCTACATCCCCACGAACCTGATATCCATCACCGACGGCCAGATTTACCTGAGCCCCTCCCTCTACCAGTCCGGCTTCCTGCCCGCCGTCGACATCGGCACCAGCGTCAGCCGCGTCGGCGGCAAGACGCAACTGGCCGCCATGAAGCGCGTCGCCCAGGAGTTGCGCCTCAGCTACACGCAGTTCCAGGAGCTGGAGGAGTTCACCAAGTTCGGCACCACGTTCGAGCCCGAGACCATGCGCACACTGGAGAAGGGCCGACGCCTGCGCGAACTCCTCAAGCAGCCCGCCCACCGGCCCGTGCCGCTCCCGGAGCAGGCGCTGCTGCTGCTCCTGGCCGCCGGCGACGCGCTGACGGACGTGCCCGTCGACCGCGTGGCCGCCTTCGAAGACGCCTTCCGCACCGCCGCGCGCGAACGCCTGGGCGACCTCCTGAGCCGCGTCGGCGAAGGCGAAGCCCCGTCCGACGACGACGCCGCATCGGTGGAGGCGCTCGCCCGGCAGGTGAAGGAGCCGTTCGTCCGGCACGATAAGGAATCCTGA
- a CDS encoding Gfo/Idh/MocA family oxidoreductase: MAEESVRYGMIGCGEIAVRSFEGLMAAANAELAATFDVKQELAQDLAGRVGGAAPCASQDELLARDDVEAVIISTPHFLHEPIAIAALRAGKHVLVEKPIACTVEQGQRMVDCAAETGGLLGVCFVRRYIPGTEAVRRFVAAGHIGSVMGWVLVEMSYKKETYWTGGYSQRAQTDWRLRRRTAGGGFLIMNTIHTLDHFRYVSGQEVVDVQALAGTYNSPEGVEVEDLFGAAVKLSGGGIGTIAGGSAVPGGVRGNAQRLIGTKGQINFEAADAEGVPVYVQEEVEFEGRTIPGGEWTKVDFAGGVHGNSRALLIEGFGRWVRGAEPFRAPGDDALKSLAACEEVYRAAGLVD, encoded by the coding sequence GTGGCTGAGGAATCGGTTCGCTACGGGATGATCGGTTGCGGCGAGATTGCCGTACGGAGCTTTGAAGGACTGATGGCCGCTGCGAATGCGGAGTTGGCCGCCACCTTCGACGTCAAGCAGGAGCTGGCTCAGGACCTGGCCGGCCGCGTGGGGGGGGCCGCCCCCTGCGCGAGCCAGGACGAACTGCTGGCGCGCGACGACGTGGAGGCCGTCATCATCTCCACCCCGCACTTCCTGCACGAGCCGATTGCGATTGCCGCGCTCCGGGCAGGCAAGCACGTGCTGGTGGAGAAGCCCATCGCCTGCACCGTCGAGCAGGGGCAGCGCATGGTGGACTGCGCGGCCGAGACGGGCGGCCTGCTCGGCGTCTGCTTCGTGCGGCGCTACATTCCCGGGACGGAGGCCGTACGCCGCTTCGTTGCCGCCGGGCACATCGGGAGCGTGATGGGCTGGGTGCTGGTCGAGATGAGCTACAAGAAGGAGACCTACTGGACCGGCGGGTACAGCCAGCGCGCGCAGACCGACTGGCGGCTGCGGCGCCGGACGGCCGGCGGGGGCTTCCTCATCATGAATACGATCCACACGCTGGACCATTTCCGCTACGTCAGCGGTCAGGAGGTCGTCGACGTGCAGGCGCTGGCCGGCACCTACAACAGTCCCGAGGGCGTGGAGGTCGAGGACCTGTTCGGCGCCGCGGTCAAGCTCTCGGGCGGCGGGATCGGCACGATTGCCGGCGGCTCGGCCGTGCCGGGCGGCGTGCGCGGCAACGCGCAGCGGCTGATCGGCACAAAGGGGCAGATCAACTTCGAGGCGGCCGATGCCGAGGGCGTGCCGGTGTATGTGCAGGAGGAGGTCGAGTTCGAAGGCAGGACGATCCCGGGCGGCGAGTGGACGAAGGTGGACTTCGCCGGCGGCGTGCACGGGAACTCCCGGGCGTTGCTGATCGAGGGGTTCGGCCGCTGGGTGCGCGGCGCGGAGCCGTTCCGTGCGCCGGGCGACGACGCACTCAAGTCGCTGGCGGCCTGCGAGGAGGTCTACCGCGCCGCAGGTCTGGTCGACTGA
- a CDS encoding nitroreductase, protein MEFTEVVARRRSIRKYSRRAVSARKLRLIQKALQLAPSGGNKQDYAFVFVTDPEKRRRIAEQAGHQDFIAEAPVIMAAVCKPGGEFNVAIAVDHLILAATDQNLGTCWIGWFEREPLKAILGIPDDLQVAILVTIGHPAEAPDARPRKPLGQLVMDNEYRPA, encoded by the coding sequence ATGGAGTTCACCGAGGTCGTCGCCCGGCGCAGGTCGATCCGCAAGTACTCCCGCCGGGCCGTCTCCGCCCGGAAGCTGCGCTTGATCCAGAAGGCCCTGCAGCTTGCCCCCTCGGGCGGCAACAAGCAGGATTATGCCTTCGTGTTCGTAACGGACCCCGAGAAACGCCGACGGATCGCCGAGCAGGCCGGTCATCAGGACTTCATCGCCGAAGCGCCCGTGATCATGGCCGCCGTCTGCAAGCCGGGGGGCGAGTTCAACGTCGCGATCGCCGTCGATCATCTCATCCTGGCCGCAACGGACCAGAACCTGGGAACATGCTGGATCGGCTGGTTCGAACGCGAGCCCTTGAAGGCGATCCTCGGCATCCCGGATGACCTGCAGGTAGCCATACTGGTGACGATCGGGCATCCGGCGGAGGCTCCGGATGCGCGGCCGCGCAAGCCGCTCGGCCAACTGGTGATGGACAACGAATACCGCCCCGCGTGA